From the Mangifera indica cultivar Alphonso chromosome 10, CATAS_Mindica_2.1, whole genome shotgun sequence genome, one window contains:
- the LOC123227697 gene encoding putative disease resistance protein RGA1, with protein sequence MELPRDIKKMVNLRHLINRKCDSLTGMPYGLGHLTNLQTLPPIVVSKQSKRKSNHSGTKELHGLNNLRGKLKIKNLKFEASRKSANLEGKQFLWSLTLDWGRSDNRAVQGNEGIDEVEVLEGLKPHSNLKKISVRSFMGVELCDWLLSLTKLASISLKKCRRFKHVPPLDKLPCLKALCLSHLDDLEYISDEANKSWSTLPATFFPSLEQFTLCDCPELKGWWRKHDYNDTELPSFPCLSKLDIQNCPNLMFMPLYPSLVELKLLKTSSKPLQWMMTMTLKNKGEPSTSSCFSAPLSNLKSMLMFKIPDLESLPVGALQNLTALVDLKILSCPKISQLDQALKFLPSLQSWKFTSYEEPEPDGKIFVVWVFVSYPISVESRGDFFLNSSLLFYLQLLCCFNNMQMQESSTIR encoded by the exons ATGGAACTACCCagagatattaaaaaaatggtgaACCTTAGACATCTTATAAACAGAAAGTGTGATTCTTTAACTGGAATGCCATATGGACTGGGGCATTTAACTAATCTTCAGACTTTACCACCAATTGTGGTAAGCAAACAGTCCAAAAGAAAAAGTAATCATAGTGGGACAAAGGAATTACATGGGTTGAACAACTTGAGAGGAAAACTCaagattaaaaacttaaaatttgaggCAAGTAGAAAGTCGGCCAACTTAGAAGGGAAGCAATTTCTTTGGTCTCTGACATTGGATTGGGGAAGAAGTGATAATAGAGCGGTTCAAGGAAATGAAGGAATAGATGAAGTAGAGGTGTTAGAAGGTCTAAAGCCACACTCAAATCTTAAGAAAATCAGTGTGAGATCATTCATGGGTGTTGAACTGTGTGATTGGCTTTTGTCTCTTACAAAGTTAGCTTCAATTAGTCTTAAAAAATGTAGAAGATTCAAACATGTCCCACCATTGGATAAATTGCCATGTTTGAAGGCTCTGTGTCTTAGCCATCTAGATGATCTGGAGTATATTTCAGATGAAGCAAATAAGAGTTGGTCCACATTGCCAGCAACATTCTTCCCATCCCTGGAGCAATTCACCCTTTGCGATTGTCCTGAATTAAAGGGATGGTGGAGGAAGCATGATTATAATGATACAGAGTTGCCTTCATTTCCTTGTCTTTCCAAATTAGATATCCAAAACTGCCCCAATTTGATGTTCATGCCACTGTATCCATCTTTGGTAGAATTGAAATTGCTCAAGACTAGCTCGAAACCACTGCAGTGGATGATGACGATGACGTTGAAGAATAAAGGGGAACCATCAACTTCCTCTTGCTTTTCTGCCCCTCTCTCCAATTTAAAGTCAATGCTTATGTTTAAAATTCCTGATCTAGAATCTCTTCCAGTGGGTGCCTTGCAAAATCTGACTGCTCTTgtggatttgaaaattttgtcatgTCCAAAAATTAGTCAACTGGATCAAGCATTAAAGTTTCTCCCATCTTTGCAAAGTTGGAAATTTACATCCTATGAAGAACCTGAGCCGGATGGGAAGATATTCGTCGTATGGGTCTTCGTTTCATACCCGATTTCGGTTGAATCCAGAGGAGACTTCTTCTTAAACAG TTCCTTGTTATTCTATTTGCAATTGTTATGCTGCTTCAACAATATGCAGATGCAAGAATCATCAACTATCCGGTAA